A section of the Streptomyces sp. SLBN-118 genome encodes:
- a CDS encoding DegV family protein has product MSRHVAIVTDSTAYLPPPTMERHGIIAVPLTVVLGDQALEEGTEISARSLALALQKRRPVTTSRPSPEVFAEAYRVRAEAGATGIVSLHLSGEISGTYDSAVLAAKDAPVPVRVVDTGMVAMALGFCALAAAETVEGGGTLDEAVAAAEKRAAGTSAYFYVDTLDYLRRGGRIGAAQALLGSALAVKPLLQLDGGRIELLEKVRTASKAIARLEEIVVDRAGTSSVDIAVHHLAAPERAAALAERLRERVPGLVDLHVSEVGAVIGAHTGPGLLGAVVSPR; this is encoded by the coding sequence ATGTCCCGCCATGTCGCGATCGTCACCGATTCAACGGCCTACCTGCCGCCGCCGACGATGGAGCGCCACGGCATCATCGCGGTGCCGCTGACCGTCGTACTTGGCGACCAGGCGCTGGAGGAGGGCACCGAGATCTCGGCCCGCTCGCTGGCGCTCGCATTGCAGAAGCGACGCCCGGTGACCACGTCCAGGCCGAGCCCCGAGGTGTTCGCCGAGGCGTACCGCGTGCGAGCGGAGGCCGGGGCGACGGGGATCGTCTCGCTGCATCTGTCGGGTGAGATCTCCGGGACATACGACTCGGCCGTGCTGGCGGCCAAGGACGCGCCGGTGCCGGTGCGGGTGGTGGACACCGGGATGGTCGCCATGGCCCTGGGGTTCTGCGCACTCGCCGCCGCAGAGACCGTGGAGGGGGGCGGCACGCTGGACGAGGCGGTGGCCGCCGCGGAGAAGCGCGCCGCTGGAACGTCGGCCTACTTCTACGTCGACACCCTGGACTATCTGCGCCGTGGCGGCCGGATCGGGGCCGCTCAGGCACTGCTGGGCTCGGCGCTCGCCGTGAAGCCGCTGCTCCAGCTGGACGGCGGCCGGATCGAGCTGCTGGAGAAGGTGCGTACGGCCTCGAAGGCGATCGCCCGGCTGGAGGAGATCGTCGTCGACCGGGCGGGCACGAGCAGCGTCGACATCGCCGTGCACCATCTCGCCGCGCCGGAGCGGGCGGCGGCCCTGGCGGAGCGCCTGCGGGAGCGGGTCCCGGGCCTTGTGGACCTGCATGTGAGCGAGGTGGGCGCGGTGATCGGGGCGCATACGGGACCAGGGCTGCTGGGGGCTGTTGTCTCGCCTCGATGA
- a CDS encoding ComEA family DNA-binding protein has product MALRTRSASSGPGRAPASDGRARDGRDPGFASGAGSGPGRRVHRTDRRSARRAARLGGGRVAAASSTARRRADALFDGSAGVTGRADPPGAGLGAAVGRSRAEGPVAAADMDVGADVDIGTSARQRMRLALRERLPLWVQLRCGLEPRALAALAVVLVLSAVFAVQHFWVGRPQAVRAPELVQHGAAMPQPPPSAGPPPPGGGPPPETGPGGGRIVVDVSGKVRRPGIHRLPAGSRVADALRAAGGVRAGTDLTGLNRARVLMDGEQVVVGVAVPPGLPATGSGPGGAGAAGSRAAGPVSLNSATVEQLDTLPGVGPVLAQHIIDYRAQHGGFRSVDELREVDGIGARRFADLQTLVRP; this is encoded by the coding sequence ATGGCTCTGAGAACACGTTCCGCAAGCAGTGGCCCGGGCAGGGCCCCGGCGTCCGACGGCCGCGCCCGCGACGGCCGTGACCCCGGATTCGCATCTGGCGCGGGCAGCGGCCCCGGCCGCCGTGTGCACCGCACCGATCGCCGGTCTGCTCGCCGCGCCGCTCGTCTGGGCGGCGGGCGAGTTGCTGCCGCGTCGAGCACAGCCCGCCGCCGCGCGGACGCCCTGTTCGACGGATCGGCCGGCGTCACGGGACGTGCCGACCCGCCCGGCGCGGGCCTCGGCGCGGCTGTCGGGCGCTCGCGTGCCGAAGGGCCCGTGGCAGCCGCGGACATGGACGTCGGCGCGGATGTGGACATCGGTACGAGCGCCCGGCAGCGCATGCGGCTGGCACTGCGGGAGCGGTTGCCGCTGTGGGTGCAGCTCAGATGCGGGCTGGAGCCCCGGGCGCTCGCCGCTCTGGCCGTTGTTCTCGTGCTCTCCGCGGTCTTCGCGGTCCAGCACTTCTGGGTGGGGCGGCCCCAGGCCGTACGCGCCCCGGAGCTCGTCCAGCACGGCGCCGCCATGCCGCAGCCCCCGCCGTCCGCCGGGCCGCCACCACCCGGCGGGGGGCCACCGCCCGAAACGGGGCCGGGCGGCGGGCGGATCGTCGTCGACGTCAGCGGCAAGGTGCGGCGGCCGGGCATCCACCGGCTGCCGGCGGGATCCAGAGTGGCAGACGCGCTGAGGGCGGCCGGTGGCGTCAGAGCGGGTACGGACCTGACCGGGCTCAACCGGGCTCGGGTGCTCATGGACGGAGAGCAGGTGGTGGTGGGGGTCGCCGTACCGCCGGGGTTGCCCGCCACCGGATCGGGCCCGGGCGGAGCAGGCGCGGCAGGGTCTCGGGCGGCGGGGCCGGTGAGCCTCAACTCGGCGACCGTGGAGCAGCTCGACACCCTGCCCGGGGTCGGTCCCGTGCTGGCCCAGCACATCATCGACTACCGCGCCCAGCACGGGGGTTTCCGGTCCGTCGACGAACTCCGCGAGGTCGACGGGATCGGCGCCCGCCGGTTCGCGGACCTCCAGACCCTCGTACGGCCATGA